The proteins below are encoded in one region of Helianthus annuus cultivar XRQ/B chromosome 2, HanXRQr2.0-SUNRISE, whole genome shotgun sequence:
- the LOC110907368 gene encoding S-norcoclaurine synthase 2 — MFGTLSEEAEVKVPASKAWALFGTLELAKLVDGKIFEAVDVIEGDGGAGTILKLTFKPGLGFSYCKEKFTKVDHASMVKESQVVEGGILDIGLNLYRMRVEIKENPKDGLGSTCVMKLTIEYDIKEEFAANASLVTTEPLLAIMSVANEHLLKSN, encoded by the exons atgttCGGAACCTTATCAGAAGAGGCAGAAGTAAAGGTGCCGGCAAGCAAAGCTTGGGCTCTCTTTGGCACTCTCGAGCTCGCAAAGCTTGTCGACGGGAAAATCTTTGAAGCGGTTGACGTTATTGAAGGTGACGGTGGAGCCGGTACCATTCTCAAGCTTACCTTCAAGCCTG GGTTAGGATTCTCGTATTGCAAAGAGAAGTTCACAAAGGTCGATCATGCAAGTATGGTTAAAGAAAGCCAAGTAGTGGAAGGTGGGATTCTTGATATCGGATTAAACTTATATCGGATGAGGGTTGAGATCAAAGAGAACCCAAAAGATGGGTTGGGCTCAACATGTGTTATGAAACTAACAATCGAATATGACATTAAGGAAGAGTTTGCTGCCAATGCTTCTCTTGTCACCACCGAGCCTCTACTTGCCATCATGAGCGTTGCAAACGAGCATCTTTTGAAATCTAATTAG